CTTAAGGAACTTATCTACTCGCATTTACTTAGTCACGTCTTTGAGTTTATTCCCGGGTTTAAATGCAGGCACTAGTGATTCTGGAATGGAGATTACTTCTCCTGTTTGTGGATTGCGCCCACTACGCGCTGCGCGCTTACGCGTTTCAAAAGTACCAAAACCAATTAATTGCACTTTATCTCCCTCTGCTAAAGCTTCTGAGATCGATTCAAGCATGGCATTGATCGCTACTTCAATGTCCTTTTTCTTTAATTGTGTTTTATCTGTTACCTTGTTAATCAAGTCCACTTTATTCATAAAACCGTATGCCCCTTTCAAAGGCGGTATTTTCATTGGTCACTATTCGTGAAGTAATAAGAGAACTCCTGCTACAATGTCTCCCTTTCTTTCGCATTTTGCCAAAATTCCTCGAGAATATCAAGGGTAGAATCGGAAAACGACCAATTTTTCTCCGCTAACTGATGTTCGACCTCCTGAAATCTCGTCCTAAATTTCTTGTTTGCCGCCTGTAATGCCACTTCTGGATCGATGGAAAGATGCCTTGCGACATTAATGACCGAGAATAACAGATCACCAATCTCTTCTTTCTGTTGTACTACAGATGCGGCTTCAATCACCTCATCTAATTCCTCGCGTAATTTACATAAAGCTCCCTGTATATCAGGCCAATCAAACCCAACTTCAGCTGCTTTTTGTTGTAATTTGACACTCTCGCGAAGCGGCGGTTGTGCATATTTAACTTGATCCAAAATCGATACCAATTGTTTAGATTGATCATCGCTTTTTTCTAAACTCTTCATGTATTCCCAGTTCTCAATAGCCGTTCCAACATCTTTTGCCTCATCTTGCCCGAATACATGTGGATGTCGAAAAATGAGTTTTGTAGACACAGCCCGTATGATATCGCGCATTGTAAAATACCCTTCTTCAGTGCCGATCTGACCGTGCAAAGCAACTTGCAGCAGTAGATCTCCTAACTCTTTCATCACACCATCCATATCGCCTTTTTGAATCGAATCAACCACTTCATACGCTTCTTCTAACACATACGGGATCAATGATTCATGAGTTTGCTCCATATCCCATGGACAACCTTCAGGGGAGCGCAGATGTGCGACTATCTCAAGCAGAGCAGAAAACTCGCCTAGCTCCTCCAGATGTTCGACTACAGGTGGGACATATACGGTGGTCAAATGATCTATACTTGCAACACGATCGAGTTGATAGAGTGGCAACTGCACGACTTCTTCATCTTCTAGCCCCACCGCACGAACGACCGTAACTACATATTCATCCCCATATACTTCTGATAATGCAATCTTTACATCTGCTGCCTTTTCGCGATTATACATTTGCACAATCATCGTATGCATACGCGGATTGAGATGCGCAGAATCCGTATCACTTGCATCAATGAAGACAAGCCCCTCGATTGGATCTATGCCAAGTCTCAGCAACACATCATCTAGAAAACTATGCCCTTGTCCAAATACAACTTGATGTCCATGCTCGCTCGCCTGTTGTACTAACAGACTCACTGTCCGCTCCGCAATGGCCGGATGACCTGGAACTGCATACATCAATTGACCTACACTATCCACTTGATGTAACAGATGCTCCACAATCGACTCATATACTTTTGCAAATGTCTCTGCTTGTTCATAAAAATAATCTAACGCCTCATAGGGAATTCCTTGCTCATCAAGAAACGACACCACTGGGTGCCGCGCTGTTCGTAAATATACAGGCATACCTGACTTCAACCGCTGTAACGTCCCATAAGGTAGTCCTTCTACCGATCCAGGACCAAGCCCCACAATAGTGATAACACCCACACGAATCCCCCATATCACGCAATCATGCCCATGCGACGAAAGAACCGCACTAAAGGTACTCCAACCTTTGGCATTGCACTTAGCTCTGTTGCCGTTACTGAACCTGCAACAACTAACATGAATACATAGACGACAATGCCCACACTCACTCCGACAGCAGTCACCAAAAATGCGTCTATGCGAGGGTCAACTGACAAGCCAAGATGATCCCATTGACGATAGACAGCAAAAGTAAATGCGCCCATAACAAAAGTCGCAAATGCTGGTTTCCATAACATCTTAGTCATCGAAATCGAAGGACCCACAAGCCTCCTAAGACTCATGAAATTCATCGCTGCAGCTACAGTATAACTGACCGTAGTCGCGATTGCCGCCCCATCAATACCGAAATGCGGAACTAATAGAAAGTTTAACGCAACTTTTAGTATCGTGCCAACTAGTAAACTACGTAACGGAATATAAACAGCACCCAATCCTTGCAAACTAGCAGCAAGTGCTATTTGTACACTACTAAAAAATGTAGCCGCACCAAGAATCTCAATACTATGATAACCTGCAGAATTTTGAAATAATGCAATATCAATTGGTTTGCCGAGGATGAATAGTCCAACTGCAGCGGGGAGTGAGAATAGTATGGCTACACGCATGCCAAGAAGAATGCGCGTTGACGTGTCTTGCTCTTGCCGTAAAGCGTTCGCCTGCGAGACAGATGGCATAAGCGCAGTACCAATAGAGCCGGCTAATGCAGCAGGTAACATCATCAGTTTAAAAGCCCGTCCCGCAAGCAACCCAAAATCACGCGTCGCAGCAAGTTGGGATAACCCCTCTTGCTTCAAGAGATTCGTAACGGTCAACGCATCCACATTACTTGTAAGAGGAATGACAAGTGCACCTAAGCTTACCGGTATCGCATAGTACAGTAAACGCTTTAATATCTGCACAGTACTTAGTGGCACATGAACTTTTGTGACTTGTTTTGTTTGAAATCGCTTAGAGCCGCCGTCCTCCGCTTTTTTGCGATAACGCCAGAAATAATAGGCCATCACGAGAAATCCAGCAATTCCACCACTTACAGCACCAAAAGCAGCTGCAGCCGCCGCAAATGCATCGCCAAACCCAAAGTGTAAAACTACATACGCACCGATGAGGATTGTAGCTACACGTACAAACTGCTCGACCACCTGCGATACGGCAGTTGGATTCATCATCTGCCATCCTTGAAAGTAGCCGCGCATCGTGCTCATAGCAGGAACCACAAATAATGCTGGGGCAATCGCCTGAATCGCGTAAATGGCCTTAGGATCACCTGAAATCCGTGCAAAGAAGCCTGCAGATAGGTACAAGCTCACTGCGCAAAGAAATCCTACTACGGACAATAAAGCAAAGGAAACGTGGTAAATTTTTTTCGCTGATGCTACATCGCCAAGCGCAGTATACTCACTCACGTATTTTGATACTGCAACGGGAAACCCTGCAGTTGATATGACAAGCAATGTAGCATAGATGGGATAAGCCATCTGGTATAACCCCATGCCACTATCGCCAATCACGTTTTGCAACAACACGGTATATACCGATCCCAGCATTTTCGATATCATGGCAGCAATTGCTAATACCAACGCACCGCGCAGGAATGTTTTACTTGAGGTAGAAGACACGTCAAAATCCGCTCCTGTCCAAGAACTGATATATGACGAGTATACTGGGACAGGGTCTGAGTTATACGAGTTTTAGATAAACAAAGAAGGAGCATTACATTCATGCTCCTAAGTAATAAGTCCTAATGCCACTTACCGACGATCCAATTTATTGATCCATTTGCTTAGAAAGGAACCCAGCTGCTGTTTCCGCCAATTTTTGCTCGATTTCACCCATTTTAGTTACTTCATCGCGAGCTACTAATGCAACACTTCCGATAGGATCTCCATTAAAAATAATGGGGACAATCACATGCGACCCTACATGTTCCCATTTATCCCTTACAATTTGTACGTCTCCCGACGTGATCGACATGATCATCTTGCGATCTTCCATCACTTTTTCTAAATCAGGACCAACAGGCTTCTCTAAGTATTCTTTCTTAGAAGGTCCGGCTGTCGCTATAATCGTATCGCGATCTGAGATAATCGCAATATGTCCTAATGTTTCATTGAGCGACTCCGCATACTCCTTAGCAAATTCACCAAGTTCTCCAATTGGTGAATACTTTTTCAAAATGACCTCCCCGTCACGATCCACAAAAATCTCAAGTGGATCCCCTTCACGGATGCGCAATGTTCGACGAATCTCTTTAGGAATGACAACCCGCCCTAAGTCATCAATCCTTCTTACGATACCAGTAGCTTTCAAATGGACACGCCTCACTTTCTGTTAAGACGGTTGCTTCTTACGCCTGACCTTATCTTGTCCGATTCCGCGGAAATTTACCAAATTACACGCCGTTATATAATGGAAAAAAGGACCCCTGAAGATTCATCCCCAGAAGTCCCATTCTCCATACAATATACCAACTTTACAAGGTAACTTTGATATTCGCCTTGTTTTGCATATCTGACAAAAGGGGAGGTAACACCTTTTGTTCTTGTTGCGTAGTCAATTGTTGTGCAATAGCCGATTGCACTTGGCTAAAGGGCTCTGTTTTACGAGAAATAACCTCCATGACATGGTATCCATAACGAGATTTAAACGGACTCCCAATCTCGCCAATCGGCTGGGTCATAGCGTGATGTGCAAACGAAGGAACCCAATTGGCGGGACTTTGATTCTGATACAATCCACCGTCATTTTTTGATCCTGTATCGATCGAATACTCTTTAGCGAGTTTGTCCCAATTGCCGCCATTACGCAACTCTTGGTAAATTTTTTGAGCAAGCGGTAATGTCTTCACAAGAATGTGACGCAAGGTCACAGTCGTAAACTGTTCAATATTTTGTTTGTAATATTGCTGCTGATCGGTAAGAGGAACTGTTTTAACAAGCGTGCCTGCATACTTGTCCAATAATAGCCCCGCCTTAATAAATTCAGCCAAATCGGCATCAGTTAAGTTGAGTTGCTGCATCTTAGCATCAAAGGATGTAGAAGAACCACTATATTGTGACTGAATCCAATACTGTTTAGCTGCCAATACTTGTTGTGATACTTCATTTTGAGGGACCGTAATACCCGCCTGCTGCTCCTTTTGAGCAAGCAACTTAAAATACAATACATACTGCTGAATAATTTGCGTCTTGACGGTCTTTGTAATGGTCAGTTTAGGATTCGTTAATTCCTCAATCTTGATCTGCTTGTCCATCTGGGAAGCTGTTACAGTCCCCCCATTGTATGTTGCTACAACTGTGGAGCCACTTGGATTACTCGTTGAGTTGGTCGCTGATTGCGTTCCGCACCCAGCGAGCGTAGCAACAAAAGCCACAGATGTAAGTGCAAGCATTGCTCGTTTAATACCTGATTTATTATTACTGGACATTTTGCAATTCCTCCTGTTTATCCATCAATTTGCCTAAGTGCTCTAAAATTCGCAGAACCATCTGCAATACATCCTGTTCACCTATGCCGCGACCTTCGACCATTAAGAGATATAATCCGTTATTTGACTTCATTCCCATTCGCTTAGGGAATAACTTAATCAACTCAAGGACAGATTCCCCTGTAATCCCTTTTTTAGAGTCAGGACGTATGGAGATATGAATGTCTGTGCCCTTTTTTACTACGGATGCTAAATCATATTGAATGGCATATGCACGAATTTTTGCTACAGAAAGTAAATTTTCCACTTGCTCTGGCATAGTACCAAAACGATCTTCTATTTCATCGCGAAGATCTGCTACTTCGTCAAGCG
The genomic region above belongs to Sulfoacidibacillus ferrooxidans and contains:
- a CDS encoding HU family DNA-binding protein yields the protein MNKVDLINKVTDKTQLKKKDIEVAINAMLESISEALAEGDKVQLIGFGTFETRKRAARSGRNPQTGEVISIPESLVPAFKPGNKLKDVTK
- the mazG gene encoding nucleoside triphosphate pyrophosphohydrolase, whose product is MGVITIVGLGPGSVEGLPYGTLQRLKSGMPVYLRTARHPVVSFLDEQGIPYEALDYFYEQAETFAKVYESIVEHLLHQVDSVGQLMYAVPGHPAIAERTVSLLVQQASEHGHQVVFGQGHSFLDDVLLRLGIDPIEGLVFIDASDTDSAHLNPRMHTMIVQMYNREKAADVKIALSEVYGDEYVVTVVRAVGLEDEEVVQLPLYQLDRVASIDHLTTVYVPPVVEHLEELGEFSALLEIVAHLRSPEGCPWDMEQTHESLIPYVLEEAYEVVDSIQKGDMDGVMKELGDLLLQVALHGQIGTEEGYFTMRDIIRAVSTKLIFRHPHVFGQDEAKDVGTAIENWEYMKSLEKSDDQSKQLVSILDQVKYAQPPLRESVKLQQKAAEVGFDWPDIQGALCKLREELDEVIEAASVVQQKEEIGDLLFSVINVARHLSIDPEVALQAANKKFRTRFQEVEHQLAEKNWSFSDSTLDILEEFWQNAKERETL
- a CDS encoding putative polysaccharide biosynthesis protein; this encodes MSSTSSKTFLRGALVLAIAAMISKMLGSVYTVLLQNVIGDSGMGLYQMAYPIYATLLVISTAGFPVAVSKYVSEYTALGDVASAKKIYHVSFALLSVVGFLCAVSLYLSAGFFARISGDPKAIYAIQAIAPALFVVPAMSTMRGYFQGWQMMNPTAVSQVVEQFVRVATILIGAYVVLHFGFGDAFAAAAAAFGAVSGGIAGFLVMAYYFWRYRKKAEDGGSKRFQTKQVTKVHVPLSTVQILKRLLYYAIPVSLGALVIPLTSNVDALTVTNLLKQEGLSQLAATRDFGLLAGRAFKLMMLPAALAGSIGTALMPSVSQANALRQEQDTSTRILLGMRVAILFSLPAAVGLFILGKPIDIALFQNSAGYHSIEILGAATFFSSVQIALAASLQGLGAVYIPLRSLLVGTILKVALNFLLVPHFGIDGAAIATTVSYTVAAAMNFMSLRRLVGPSISMTKMLWKPAFATFVMGAFTFAVYRQWDHLGLSVDPRIDAFLVTAVGVSVGIVVYVFMLVVAGSVTATELSAMPKVGVPLVRFFRRMGMIA
- the spoVT gene encoding stage V sporulation protein T produces the protein MKATGIVRRIDDLGRVVIPKEIRRTLRIREGDPLEIFVDRDGEVILKKYSPIGELGEFAKEYAESLNETLGHIAIISDRDTIIATAGPSKKEYLEKPVGPDLEKVMEDRKMIMSITSGDVQIVRDKWEHVGSHVIVPIIFNGDPIGSVALVARDEVTKMGEIEQKLAETAAGFLSKQMDQ
- a CDS encoding peptidylprolyl isomerase, coding for MSSNNKSGIKRAMLALTSVAFVATLAGCGTQSATNSTSNPSGSTVVATYNGGTVTASQMDKQIKIEELTNPKLTITKTVKTQIIQQYVLYFKLLAQKEQQAGITVPQNEVSQQVLAAKQYWIQSQYSGSSTSFDAKMQQLNLTDADLAEFIKAGLLLDKYAGTLVKTVPLTDQQQYYKQNIEQFTTVTLRHILVKTLPLAQKIYQELRNGGNWDKLAKEYSIDTGSKNDGGLYQNQSPANWVPSFAHHAMTQPIGEIGSPFKSRYGYHVMEVISRKTEPFSQVQSAIAQQLTTQQEQKVLPPLLSDMQNKANIKVTL